From Synoicihabitans lomoniglobus, the proteins below share one genomic window:
- a CDS encoding TVP38/TMEM64 family protein, giving the protein MESPAGVSKPNKGLVIKLAALIVIAGVAGVAVLRGLDVRALIDQALELVRGAGPVAFFAGMAVLPAFGFPLSPFTLSAGSVFAPTMGWPLVLAATWLALSINVTLTYVAARWVARPWLEKLVLRFGYRWPQVKPDGYWDITILVRVTPGPPFFVQSALLGLAQVPLRIYLIGSILIAGLYGTAFVIFGEALLSGKGRMVMMGAGAIAALAVGTQLLRRHYARKKATPELTQE; this is encoded by the coding sequence ATGGAATCTCCCGCCGGCGTGTCCAAGCCGAACAAAGGACTAGTGATCAAGCTCGCCGCGTTAATCGTGATCGCGGGGGTGGCGGGTGTAGCCGTGCTGCGCGGGCTCGATGTCAGAGCCTTGATTGATCAAGCGTTGGAGTTGGTGCGGGGGGCCGGACCGGTGGCGTTTTTCGCCGGCATGGCGGTGCTGCCGGCATTTGGGTTCCCGCTTTCGCCTTTCACCCTGTCGGCGGGGTCCGTGTTTGCGCCGACGATGGGCTGGCCGCTGGTGTTGGCCGCGACGTGGTTGGCGCTGAGCATCAATGTCACCCTGACCTACGTGGCGGCGCGGTGGGTGGCGCGTCCGTGGTTGGAGAAACTCGTTTTGCGGTTCGGTTACCGTTGGCCTCAGGTGAAACCCGACGGGTATTGGGACATCACCATCTTGGTGCGGGTGACGCCGGGCCCGCCGTTTTTTGTGCAGAGTGCGTTGCTGGGATTGGCTCAGGTGCCGCTGCGAATTTATCTGATCGGATCCATCCTCATCGCCGGGCTGTATGGCACCGCTTTTGTGATTTTTGGCGAAGCGCTGCTGTCGGGTAAGGGTCGCATGGTGATGATGGGCGCGGGAGCGATCGCCGCGCTGGCCGTGGGCACTCAGTTGTTGCGTCGGCATTATGCGCGGAAAAAAGCGACGCCGGAGCTGACCCAGGAGTAG